The window TTCCACCCGTTCCTGGACGATGCCGACGTCAAGATGCTGGGCGTCGAGGCGGCCGGGCATGGGCTGGACAAGCAGCACGCGGCCAGCCTTGCGGGCGGCTATCCCGGCATCCTGCATGGCAACAAGACCTATCTGTTGCAGGATGACGACGGCCAGATTGCCGAGGCACATTCGATCAGTGCCGGCCTCGATTATCCCGGCATCGGGCCGGAGCACGCGTGGCTGAAGGAAATCGGGCGGGTGGAATATACCTCCGTCACGGATACCGAGGCGCTGGACGCGTTTCAGCTGCTCTGCCGGACGGAGGGGATCATCCCCGCGCTGGAGCCGAGCCACGCAATCGCGGCCGTCGGCAAGGTGGCGCGGGAAATGGGCCGAGATCAGGTGATCCTGGCCAATCTTTGCGGCCGCGGCGACAAGGACATCTTCACCGTCGCCGAGGCGCTGGGGACGGAAATCTGATCGATGGACCGTCTTGCCTCCACTTTCGCCGCCGCCCGTGAAGCGGGGCGCGCCGCGCTGGTTACCTTCGTCACGGCTGGCGATGGCCCGACTGCCGACATCCTCGACGCGCTGGTCGCTGGCGGGGCGGACGTGATCGAGCTTGGGATGCCGTTCACCGATCCGATGGCGGACGGCCCGGCAATTCAGGCCGCGAACCTGCGCGCACTGGCCAATGGCACGACCACGGCGGACATCCTGGCCATCGCCAGCGCGTTTCGCCAGCGGCACCCCGACGTGCCCCTCGTCCTGATGGGCTATGCCAATCCGATGACGCGGCGCGGGCCGGAATGGTTCGCCGCCGCCGCGCGCGATGCGGGTGTTGATGGCGTCATCTGCGTCGACATCCCGCCAGAGGAGGATGACCAGCTTGGCCCCGCGCTGCGCGCCGCCGGCCTGCACCTCATCCGACTGGCCACGCCAACCACCGATGCCGCGCGGCTGCCCGCCGTGCTGGATGGTGCATCGGGCTTTCTCTATTACGTCTCCGTCGCCGGGATTACCGGCCTGCAACAGGCGGCACAGGACAGCATCGATGCCGCGGTCGCCCGGCTGAAGGCGGCGACGGACGTTCCCGTAGCGGTCGGTTTCGGCGTGCGTACGCCGGAACAGGCCGCCGCCATCGGGCGGGTCGCCGACGGCGTCGTCGTCGGTTCCGCCATTGTCGAACTGGTCGCGCAGCACGGGGTCGGCGCCCCGGCGGCCGTCCAATCCTATATCACCACATTGGCGCAGGCGATCCGCGCCGTATCCAGGGTTTCCGCATGAGCTGGCTTGGCCGCGTCCGTAACGCGATCTCCTCTTTCGTCCCCGTCAGGAAGGACACGCCCGACAATCTGTGGCACAAATGCGCAGGGTGCGGGCAGATGGTATTCATGAAGGAATATCAGGAGAATATGTCCGTCTGTCCGCTGTGCGGCCATCATGGCCGGATCGGGCCGAACGACCGGTTCGAACATCTGTTCGACCCCGGCTTTACCGTCCTGCCCAGCCCGCGCACGGCCGACGACCCGCTAAAGTTCCGCGATTCAAAGCCCTATGCCGCCCGGCTGAAGGCGGCGCGCGCCGATACCGGCAACACCGACGCATTCGTCAATGCCGATGGCCGCATCCGGGGCCAGCGCGCGATTGTGGGCGTTCAGAATTTCGGGTTCATGGGCGGATCGATGGGTCAGGCGGTGGGCGAGGCGTTCATTGCGGGCGTTGAATCCGCGATCAAGGTCAAGGCGCCGTACATCGTGTTCACCGCCAGCGGCGGCGCGCGGATGCAGGAGGGGATCCTGTCCCTGATGCAAATGCCGCGCACGACCGTCGCCATCCAGATGCTGCACGATGCCGGCCTGCCCTATATCGTCGTGCTGACCGATCCGACATCGGGCGGCGTCATGGCCGCCTATGCCATGCTGGGCGATGTGCAGATTGCAGAGCCGCGCGCGACGCTGGCCTTTACCGGCCGCCGCGTCATTGAAAGCACGATCCGCGAAAAGCTGCCCGACGATTTCCAGACCAGCGAATATTATCTGGCGCACGGCCTGATCGACATGGTGGTCCATCGTCATCAGCTGGCCGATCAGCTGGCGCAGGTGATCGATTATCTGACCGGCGCGCGCAAGGCGGCGTGACCCCGCAACGTCGCGCAGGCCCCGTCCGTTCGTACCGCGCGAACGGAACCGGGGTCCGGGTCTGACCGATGCCCGATCACGCATCCTCGGCCGACCCCGGCGTCCAGCGGCAGCTTGACCGGCTGATGGCGCTTGGCCCCGGTGCGGATGTGCTGGGGCTGGACCGGATCACCCGGTTGCTGGACCGGATCGGCAATCCGCATCGCGCATTGCCGCCGGTGTTCCATGTCGCGGGCACGAACGGAAAGGGGTCGACCTGCGCCTTTCTGCGTGCCGCGCTGGAGGCGGATGGCCGGCGCGTCCATGTCTATACCAGCCCGCATCTGGTCCGGTTCAACGAGCGGATCCGGCTGGCCGGGCGGCTGATCGAGGATGATGCGCTGGCTGCGCTGCTGGCCGAGGTGCTGGACGCCGGCGGCGATATCGGCGCCAGCTTTTTCGAGGTGACGACGGCCGCCGCGTTCCTCGCCTTTCACCGGACGCCGGCCGACGCCTGTGTGATCGAGGTGGGGCTTGGCGGGCGGCTGGACGCCACCAACGTGCTGACCGATCCGGCCGTATGCGGCATCGCCCAGCTGGGCATGGATCATGAGTCGTTTCTCGGCGACACGATCGAAAAGATCGCGTTCGAAAAGGCGGGGATAGCCAAGCCCGGCCGCCCGCTGGTGACGATCGATCACGGCGATGCGCTGAACGCCGTCATCGCCGCGCATTGCCGATCGGTCGGCGCGCCGCTGCTGCGCCAAGGGGTGGATTGGCAGTTCGGGGGCGATACGCACCAGAACACCGTGGTTCACCATGGGCCGGGTGGCGGGGCGCAGGTCGCGACGCCCTGGCCCGCCCTGCCCGGCGATCATCAGGTCGGCAATCTGGCGCTGGCCATCGCCATGCTGCGCGCTCAGGATCGGGTGCCGGTCAGTGCCGCCGCGCTGCAGGCGGCGCCGCTTGCCGTGCGCTGGCCGGCCCGGATGCAGCGGCTGGGCGACGGCCCCCTCAGCGCGATGCTTGCGCCGGGATCATCCATCTGGCTGGACGGCGGGCATAATCCTGCGGCCGGGCAGGCGGTGGCGGATGCGCTGGCATCGCTGGTGCCGGATGGCGGCGTCCACCTGATCCTGGGGATGCTCGCCAACAAGCAGCCAGAGGGGCTGCTCGCCCCGATTGCGCCGATGCTGGCCAGCGTGACCGCGATCCCCGTGCCCGGCCATGCCCATCACGCCCCCGATGCGCTGGTCGGCACCCTGGCACAGATGGGCGTCGCCGACGGACAGGTTGCGGCCGATCCCGCCGATGCGGTTGCCCGTCTGGCTCGCCGGTTGAACGGACAGGCGGCCCCCGTCCTGATCCTCGGTTCGCTCTATCTGGCGGGCGAGGTGTTGCGGCTGAACGCGGAATTGCCCGACTGATCTTTTTGCGATTGACTATCAATAGCACAGGAGTAGCGTAGGGGCCTGACAGGAGACATGCCCCCGATGTTGACCACCCAATCCATTGCCGCCGCCCTGCCCCGTCGTCAGCCCGATCACGCCGCCCGCCGCCTGTTGATGCACGGCCTGCGCCGCACCGGGATGCACGGCCTGGACGATGCGATGACCGCCAGCATCTTCATGTCCGCCTTTGGCGGTCGGTACCGCCGCCCGCTCGTCCTGCTGCGCAGCCTGATGGCGGAATTGTCGTCGCTGGCCAGTGGTCCCATCCGCATCTCGCCGCCCTGTTGCGGACGCATGACGGTGGACGAGGCTTTGCTGGCCGATGCCATTGCGGCGGCGGCCACCGATCCGGGCCGCACGCGCGTCCTGCTGGGCGATGTGATCGGCCGCCGGATGGTGGACGGCCCGGCCGCCACCGCCGCCCTGCTCGCCCGCGCCTTTGCCGATGGTGGCCACCCGCTTGACTGACCGGTCAGCCGGTCCGGGGTTCAGCCCCTGAGTTCGGCCAGCGTATCGGCGGCCCAGCGATACATCTCCGCCTCTGCCGCGCGCTGCGTCCGGTCCAGCCGCTTTGCCCGCCGCTCGACCTCCTCCAGCACGGTCAGCGCCTCGCCGCGCCAGCCAAGAGCGATCAGCAGCGCGGCGTAACGGCACCGCGCCTCCTCCCCCGGCAGGCGCGTGACGATGTCGGCATAGATCGCCGCCGCCGCCTCGCGCTTGCCAAGGTCCTCAAGGATCCGCGCGCGGAGCAGCATCACGCGGTCCCGGTCCGCCTGGGTCGACGGATCGCCCGCCGCGTCCAGCTCGGTTAGCGCACCCGCCGGCTCGTTCGTCTCGTACAGCGCGCGGGCCAGCTTGCGCCGCTGCGTCGGGATACCGCCGCCCGGCATCGCCGCCAGCTGGCAAAGCACCGGCAGCGCCTCGGCATGACGGCCAAGCGCCATCAGCGCATCGGCCAGCCGCTCGCGATTGGCGACCGTGTCGGCCAGGTCCAGCGCGTCGCGGGCGCTGCGCAATTCGCGCTCCGGGTCGATGGCGTTGCGCACCTTCGACTCGGCCAGCCGCACATGGCGATTGCCCCGCGCACCGGGCAGCACCTCGACCAGCAGATAGGCGATCGCACTGGCCACCGGCAGAAAGAACAGCGCCAGCAGCCACAGCTGATTGCGGCCGTTACGGATCACATGGACGATACAGGCAATCTGGATCGCCAGGATCAGCAGATAGATCGGCATGACGGCGCCCCTACTCGGTCGCCGCCCTGGCCTGCTCCGGCCCAGGCTCCGGTTGCTGCTTGGTGCCAGCGGTGACCGTCCGGTCGACCAAACCGGTAAACATCATCCACGCAAACAGCAGGATACCCGGCAATGCGACCACAAATGTCAAAACGTAAAAGTTCACGAAGCCCATGCCGTCGATCATCTTGCCAGCCAGCGTGCCGCTGAGAAACCGGCCAAGAATGCTTGCCGCTGCCGAAAACAGCGCAAACTGTGTGGCGGTGAAGGAAAGATTACAGAGGGCGGACAGGTAGGCGACCACCGCAACCCCGCCGATTCCACTGGAGAAGTTTTCGAAGCTCATGGCGGCAGCCATTGCCAGATTATCGTGACCAACAACCGCCAGACCGGCGAAACTCAGATTGGATATCGCCATAAGGATCAGGCTGATCATGACTGATCGTTTCATGCCCAGCCATGCGTAGAGCACACCCCCCACGAAAATCCCGAGGAGCAGGGCGACAAATCCCACGACGACGTCGAAATAGGCTATTTCGGGTTTGGTAAAGCCGAGATCTGCAAACAGCAGCCGAAGCGACAGGTTTGCCAGCGTGTCGCCCAGCTTATGGAGAACGACAAACAAAAGCGCGATCAGTGCCCCCTCCCGTCGGAAAAACTCCACGAACGGGTCCACGCGGTTGTTGCTCCGGTCGATCGCATCGCGCGAAGCGAGGCTGGCAACAAATAGCAGCAGCGCCGCGCTAACAGCGATCAACAGCATGGCTTCAATGCTTGTCCAGCCTGTGATCATGCCGGTTGCGATAGCAGCAATCGGGACAATGCAGAGCCACGCCAACCGCCCGGACCGGCCGGCATCGCGCAGCCTTCGCGCAGTCAGGTCGAACAGGGGAAACAGATATCCCGCCAACACCAGATTGCCGAGGATGTTTGTACCGAGCACCCGGTCAATCCAGACCCCGGCAAGATAAATTGGTACGAACGACAGAATGAACAACAGATAGGAACGCCGCCCCATCCGCTCGGGCCATTCCCGAATGACCTTTCGCTCAGGTTCTCCGACCAGCAGCCCGGTCAGGACAGCCGGCAGTGCAAATAGCGAACAAAGCCCGTAGGCGACGTGCCAGTTACTCCAGTCCGCTGCCAGCAACGCCAACGCGCCCGCGGCAGCAGAACCAATCCGCCAGCCATATTGGCTCATGCCCGACCCGATGCCCAGCTGGCGCGGTTCCAGCAACTCGATGCGATACGCGTCGATCACGATGTCGAATGTTGCACCCGCAAAGCCGACCAGAATGGCCGCCACAACTGTCATCGCAAGATCGGACTTCGGGTCAACGCTTCCCAAAAAAACCACAGCCGCGATCACGAACGCGCCAGCGACGATCAACCAGGACCGGCGCTGACCGATGCGGCCCAGCAGCGGCACCTCGAACTTGTCGACGATCGGCGCCCACGCCCATTTCAAATTATAGGCCAAGAATGTCAGTGCAAACGCGGTGACGGTCGCACGTGTCACGCCTTCCTCCGTCAGCCGCGTGGTCAGCGTCGCGCCGATCATGGCAAATGGAAATCCGGATGAAATGCCCAATGCCAGCGCGGCAAGCGGCGCGCGCTCGAGATAGGGCCTCAAGGCGTCCGAAAAACCCAACCGCGCCCGTTCCAAAGCCATGTTCCGCCTTCCATCCCTTTGCGCACGCGAGCACCGCAATGCGGCGCGCCGCATCCATGAGCCGGCATAGCGCAACCGCGGCAATTGCCTAGAGGGGGATGGGCCGACAGCGGCGGGTGCGTTCACGGCCCGGCGGCGGGACGGGGCGGGTCGTCACGGATATCGCGGCGCAAGCAACGGGGCGGCATTGCCCGCGTCCTGGCACTGAGGGGCTCAGGCGGCCGGGGCGAACAGGGACAGGCCGGTCGGAAAAGCCTTTGGCGCATGCCCGTCCACCATCGATCCGACCGCAGCCACCGCGCTGATCAGGTCGCGCGGCCGATAGGGTTTGGCCAGCCATCCCATTGCCAGCGCCTGCGCCTGATCCGGGCACAGGCCGGATACGATCAGCACCGGGACGCCGTCCGCATGGGCGCGCTCTGCAATCGCCAGGCCGTTGCCGTCGCTGAGGTTGATGTCGAGCAGCACCAGTTGCGGCTGACCATCGGCGATATGGGCCAGCGCCGCCGCGATCGTATCGACCGTTGCCAGCACCTCATACCCCGCCTCGGTCAGGATATGTTCGGCGTCGAACGCGACCAGCGGCTCATCCTCCACGATGAGGAGCCGGGTAATCGTCCGCTTTCTTCTGCCGAACAACATTGCTATCCGCTCTTTCGCCTGGTGAAGCGGACTATCCGCGCCCCTGGTCATAACGCCCATGACATGGGGTGGGTTGGCACGCCGGATGGATTTCGTCGTGTCCCTGAAACGGAATATATCAAAAACGATGGCGCCACCCAAATCCAAGGAAACTCAACGCATTGCCAAGTTGCTCGCGCGCGCCGGAGTCGCGTCGCGGCGCGAGGTGGAGCGGATGATCGAGGCCCGGCGCATCGCCATCGATGGAAAGCCGGTGGAAACGCCCGCGACCCTGCTGACGTCGCTCCACGGCGTCACCGTGGATGGGAAACCGGTCAGGGCGCCCGATCCCGCCCGGCTGTTCCTGTTTCACAAGCCGACCGGCGTGCTGACGACCGAACGCGATCCGAGGGGGCGGCCGACCATCTATGACCGGTTGCCGCGCGATCTGCCGCGGCTCGTGCCCGTCGGTCGACTGGATTACAACACCGAAGGTCTGCTGCTGATGACCACCGATGGCGGTCTGAAGCGTCAGCTTGAGCTGCCGTCCAGCGGGGTCGAGCGCATCTATCGCGCCCGCGCGCATGGACAGGTGACGCAGGCGCAGCTCGAATCGCTGATGGAGGGGGTCGAGATCGAGGGGATGCGATATGGCCCCATCGACGCCAATATCGAACGGCGCACCGGCGCCAATGTCTGGATCGCGCTGAAACTGACCGAGGGCAAGAACCGGGAAGTTCGCCGCGTGCTGGAATATCTGGGGCTGGAGGTGAACCGCCTGATCCGGATGTCCTATGGCCCGTTCATCCTGGGCGACCTGCCGGTCGGCGAGATTGGCGAAGTGCGCCAGCACGATCTGGTCGCGTTCCGCAAGACGCTTAAATGAGGATCATTGCCGGGCAATGGCGCGGACGGCGGCTGGCCACCCCGCGCGGCGACACGACGCGGCCGACGGCCGACCGCACGCGCGAGGCGCTGTTTTCGATGCTGACCAGCCGTCTGGGCAGTTTCGAGGGGCTGGCGGTCGCGGACCTGTTCGCCGGCTCGGGCGCGCTGGGGTTCGAGGCATTGTCCCGCGGGGCTGCCACGTGCCTGTTCGTGGAGCAGGACCGCGATGCCCTGACCGCGATCCGGGACAATGCCACGATGCTGAACATCCGCGCCGATATCCGCGCGCAATCGGTCATGGCGCTTGGCCCTGCCCCGGCGCCGCTCGATCTGGTGATGATGGACCCGCCCTATGGCACCGGCGCGGGTGCGGTGGCGCTGGACAAGCTCAACCGGCTGGGCTGGATCGCCGATGCGACCTGGATCAGCATCGAGACGGAGCGGACCGAGGCGGTGACCATCGCCGGTTTCACGATCGATGCCGACCGGGTGCATGGCAAGGCGCGGCTGACGCTGTTGCGGCGCGACGCCTGAACCTTCATCCCTTGCGGATCGCCTGGACCAGCTGCGCCTTCGTCATCGACGACCGCCCGGCAATGCCGATCTGCTTGGCCTGACCGTACAATTCGGCCTTCGTCCGGTCCTCCAGCTTCCCGCCGCCCGGCTCCAGCGTTCCTGCCGCGCGGGCATTGGCGATGCGCGCCGCCTTTTCCGGGGATGCGCCCTGCCGCAGCAGCGCCTCGTACGTCGCATCGTCCTTGATGCTCGGCCCGTGATCCTTTGCCATCGCGCTTTTCCCTTATGTTCCATCGGATCAACGCAGAGGGTCCGGGCGGGTTCACCTTCCGTGCAAAGGATGTGACAAAAGGGCGACAAAGCCGATCGACCGCCCTATATGGCGCGCCAGGGGCAGGGCAGCGACGGGCGCATGATGATTACCACTCATCCATTTGACGACGACAAACTGCGTGAAGAATGCGGTGTTTTCGGGGTTTCCGGGGCGGACGGCGCGGCGGCGCTGGTCGCGCTTGGCCTGCATGCGCTTCAGCATCGCGGCCAGGAAGCGGCGGGCATCACCAGTTTCGACGGCGAATTGTTCCACACCCATCGGGCGATGGGTCATGTGGCGGGCAATTTCGACCGTCCGGACGTGATGGAACAGATGCCGGGCCGGGTCGCGCTGGGCCATGTCCGCTATTCGACGACCGGCGAAACGGCGCTGCGCAATGTCCAGCCGCTCTATGCCGAACTGGCGACAGGCGGATTCGCCATCGCGCATAACGGCAATATCTCGAATGCCATGCACCTGCGCCGCGAACTGGTGCAGTCCGGTTCGATCTTTCAATCGACCAGCGATACCGAAACCATCATCCACCTGGTCGCGACGTCGGATTTCCGCACGCCGCTGGACCGGTTCATCGACGCGCTGAAGCAGGTGGAGGGCGCCTATTCCCTGATCTGCGCAACGCCGCAGATGATGATCGCCTGCCGCGATCCGCTGGGCATCCGGCCGCTGGTGATGGGCAAGTTCGGCGATTCGATCATCTTCGCCTCCGAAACCGTCGCGCTGGATGTGGTGGGCGCGCATTTCGTCCGTTCGGTCGAACCGGGCGAACTGGTGATCGTGCACCATGACGGGCGAATCGAATCGGTCCGCCCCTTTGCCCCCGTCTCGCCCCGGCCCTGCATTTTCGAATGGGTGTATTTCAGCCGGCCCGATTCGATCGCGGATGACCAGTCGGTCTATTCCGTCCGCAAATCCATCGGCGCTCAGCTGGCGATTGAAAACCCGGTCGAGGCTGACCTGGTGATCCCGGTGCCGGACAGCGGCACGCCCGCCGCCATCGGTTATGCCCAGCAATCGGGCATTCCGTTCGAATTGGGCATCATCCGGTCGCATTATGTCGGCCGCACCTTTATCCAGCCGGGCGACAAGGTCCGCCACCTTGGCGTCAAGCTGAAGCACAACGCCAACCGCGCGCTGATTCAGGGCAAGCGGGTCGTCCTGATCGACGATTCGATCGTGCGCGGCACCACCAGCCTGAAAATCGTCCAGATGATGCGCGAGGCCGGCGCGCGTGAGGTGCATATGCGCATCGCCAGCCCGCCGACCCGGCACAGCTGCTTTTACGGCGTCGACACGCCTGAACGGGCAAAGCTGCTTGCCGCAAAGCTGGACCTGGGCGGCATGACCGATTTCATCCATGCCGACAGCCTGGCGTTCATTTCGATCGACGGGCTGTACAAGGCGCTGGGCGAGGCCGGGCGCACCGCCGTCCGCCCGCGCTATTGCGATGCGTGTTTCACCGGGGAATATCCCACGCCGCTGACCGATCAGATGGAACGCGGCGGCCAGGATCAGCTCGAACTGCTGGGTAACTGACATGACCGAACTGACGCCGGATCAGCCGCTTGCCGGCAAGCTTGCGCTCGTCACCGGGGCCAGTCGCGGGATCGGCGCGGCAACCGCCGTCGCGCTGGGCCGGGCCGGGGCGCACGTCATCCTGACCGCCCGGACGGCCGGCGGGCTGGAGGCGGTGGAGGAGGCGATCCACGACGCCGGGGGCAGCGCGACCATCGCGCCGCTCGACCTGACCGAGGGGGATGGCGTGATCCGCCTGGCCGAAGCGATTGCCGGACGGTGGAAGGCGCTGGACGTGCTGGTCCTCAACGCCGCGATGCTTGGTTCGCTGGGCGCTGTCACGGCCATCGATCCAAAGGAACTGTCCAAGGTGATGACCCTGAACGTCAGCGCGCAGGCCGCGTTGCTTGGGTCGTTCGATGCGATGCTGCGCGCCTCGTCCGCCGGGCGGGTGATCGGCATTACGTCCAGCGTCGGGCGCAATCCGCGCGCCTATTGGGGCGTCTATGGCGCGTCCAAGGCGGCGTTCGAAACGCTGCTGGCCTGTTATGGCCAGGAAGTGCGCAACATCTCGCCCGTACGCACCGCGATCCTCGATCCGGGCGCGACCCGGACAAAGATGCGCGCCCGCGCCTATCCCGGCGAAAATCCGGACAGCGTGAAACCGCCAGAGGTCGTGGCCGACCATATCCTGAAGCTGCTGGCCAGCGATTTCGAGGACGGGCGCGTCGAACGGGTCGGCTGATCCCGGAACGGTTCGCCGCGACCCTTATTTCGCGGCGGCCGCCGAAAGCTCTGCCATGAATTGCAGCTGGGCGATGCGCAGATCCTGACCCGTCGCCCTGGGCCAGTTGGCAATCATGGCGATCACCAGTTTCCTGTCCGGCACGATCGCGATCGACTGGCCGAAAATGCCCTGCGCACCGAATGCGTCGGGATAGGTCCACCACTGATAGCCATAGCCAAAGCCCGGCAGGCTGCCGATCGATACCTGTTCCTTGCCCGCTTCGGCGAACCAGCCATCGGGCACCTGCCCCTTGCCGCCCTCCAGCGCGAACAGGCCCATGCGGGCATAATCGCGCAGGCGAAGGGACAGGCAGCATCCGCCGATATTCTGGCCCGTCAGATCGGTCATCCAGAACAGATCACCCTCGAACCCCGCAGGACCGGTGATCTTTTCCTGCGCATAATCGCTCAGCCGTCGGCCCGTCGCGCGCTCGACGATGATGCCGATCAGGTTGGTCTCGCCCGTCTTGTACACCCATTTCGTGCCCGGCTCGGCTTCGCTGGGCAGCTTGGCGAGATAGGCGAGCATGGGGTCCTGCCCCTCCGGCGCGGTGGCCAGCGCCATGCGCGCGACGTCGCTGTCGGGGTTGGTATAATCCTCGTTCCAGCGCACGCCGCTGGTCATGGTCAGCACCTGGCGCACCGTCACCCGGTCATAGCCGCTGCCCTTCAGTTCGGGCACGTACCGGACCACGGGATCGTCCAGCGACGCGATCTTGCCATCCTTTACCGCTGCACCGACCAGCGTCGAGGTAAAGGATTTGGCGACGGAAAAGCTGGTCCAGCGATCCTGCGCCGTCATGCCCAGGCCATAGCGTTCCTCGCGCACCTTGCCGTCCTGCACGACGATCAGGCCGGCGACCTTGTTGGCGGCCATGAACGCATCGATGCGCGCGGCATCCATCGCCAGCGGCTGACCCTTGGGCAACAGGCGGACGACATTCGACGCCTTGGCCGTGGTGCCGGGAAAGACGGTTTCCATCGCCCGGAAATTCTTGGATCGGACATCGTCGGGCCAGAACAGGATCTCTGCCGCCGCGCGGGACAGCTTTGCCCGCTGTTCCGCCGTCATCGGTGCCGCAGCCGTCTGGGCCATGCCCGTGGCGGGCAGCATCCCCGCACCCAGCAGCAGCATCGCC of the Sphingomonas sp. BGYR3 genome contains:
- the trpA gene encoding tryptophan synthase subunit alpha, producing the protein MDRLASTFAAAREAGRAALVTFVTAGDGPTADILDALVAGGADVIELGMPFTDPMADGPAIQAANLRALANGTTTADILAIASAFRQRHPDVPLVLMGYANPMTRRGPEWFAAAARDAGVDGVICVDIPPEEDDQLGPALRAAGLHLIRLATPTTDAARLPAVLDGASGFLYYVSVAGITGLQQAAQDSIDAAVARLKAATDVPVAVGFGVRTPEQAAAIGRVADGVVVGSAIVELVAQHGVGAPAAVQSYITTLAQAIRAVSRVSA
- the accD gene encoding acetyl-CoA carboxylase, carboxyltransferase subunit beta yields the protein MSWLGRVRNAISSFVPVRKDTPDNLWHKCAGCGQMVFMKEYQENMSVCPLCGHHGRIGPNDRFEHLFDPGFTVLPSPRTADDPLKFRDSKPYAARLKAARADTGNTDAFVNADGRIRGQRAIVGVQNFGFMGGSMGQAVGEAFIAGVESAIKVKAPYIVFTASGGARMQEGILSLMQMPRTTVAIQMLHDAGLPYIVVLTDPTSGGVMAAYAMLGDVQIAEPRATLAFTGRRVIESTIREKLPDDFQTSEYYLAHGLIDMVVHRHQLADQLAQVIDYLTGARKAA
- a CDS encoding folylpolyglutamate synthase/dihydrofolate synthase family protein, with the protein product MPDHASSADPGVQRQLDRLMALGPGADVLGLDRITRLLDRIGNPHRALPPVFHVAGTNGKGSTCAFLRAALEADGRRVHVYTSPHLVRFNERIRLAGRLIEDDALAALLAEVLDAGGDIGASFFEVTTAAAFLAFHRTPADACVIEVGLGGRLDATNVLTDPAVCGIAQLGMDHESFLGDTIEKIAFEKAGIAKPGRPLVTIDHGDALNAVIAAHCRSVGAPLLRQGVDWQFGGDTHQNTVVHHGPGGGAQVATPWPALPGDHQVGNLALAIAMLRAQDRVPVSAAALQAAPLAVRWPARMQRLGDGPLSAMLAPGSSIWLDGGHNPAAGQAVADALASLVPDGGVHLILGMLANKQPEGLLAPIAPMLASVTAIPVPGHAHHAPDALVGTLAQMGVADGQVAADPADAVARLARRLNGQAAPVLILGSLYLAGEVLRLNAELPD
- a CDS encoding DUF6628 family protein encodes the protein MLTTQSIAAALPRRQPDHAARRLLMHGLRRTGMHGLDDAMTASIFMSAFGGRYRRPLVLLRSLMAELSSLASGPIRISPPCCGRMTVDEALLADAIAAAATDPGRTRVLLGDVIGRRMVDGPAATAALLARAFADGGHPLD
- a CDS encoding MFS transporter; this encodes MALERARLGFSDALRPYLERAPLAALALGISSGFPFAMIGATLTTRLTEEGVTRATVTAFALTFLAYNLKWAWAPIVDKFEVPLLGRIGQRRSWLIVAGAFVIAAVVFLGSVDPKSDLAMTVVAAILVGFAGATFDIVIDAYRIELLEPRQLGIGSGMSQYGWRIGSAAAGALALLAADWSNWHVAYGLCSLFALPAVLTGLLVGEPERKVIREWPERMGRRSYLLFILSFVPIYLAGVWIDRVLGTNILGNLVLAGYLFPLFDLTARRLRDAGRSGRLAWLCIVPIAAIATGMITGWTSIEAMLLIAVSAALLLFVASLASRDAIDRSNNRVDPFVEFFRREGALIALLFVVLHKLGDTLANLSLRLLFADLGFTKPEIAYFDVVVGFVALLLGIFVGGVLYAWLGMKRSVMISLILMAISNLSFAGLAVVGHDNLAMAAAMSFENFSSGIGGVAVVAYLSALCNLSFTATQFALFSAAASILGRFLSGTLAGKMIDGMGFVNFYVLTFVVALPGILLFAWMMFTGLVDRTVTAGTKQQPEPGPEQARAATE
- a CDS encoding response regulator; translated protein: MLFGRRKRTITRLLIVEDEPLVAFDAEHILTEAGYEVLATVDTIAAALAHIADGQPQLVLLDINLSDGNGLAIAERAHADGVPVLIVSGLCPDQAQALAMGWLAKPYRPRDLISAVAAVGSMVDGHAPKAFPTGLSLFAPAA
- a CDS encoding pseudouridine synthase — translated: MAPPKSKETQRIAKLLARAGVASRREVERMIEARRIAIDGKPVETPATLLTSLHGVTVDGKPVRAPDPARLFLFHKPTGVLTTERDPRGRPTIYDRLPRDLPRLVPVGRLDYNTEGLLLMTTDGGLKRQLELPSSGVERIYRARAHGQVTQAQLESLMEGVEIEGMRYGPIDANIERRTGANVWIALKLTEGKNREVRRVLEYLGLEVNRLIRMSYGPFILGDLPVGEIGEVRQHDLVAFRKTLK
- the rsmD gene encoding 16S rRNA (guanine(966)-N(2))-methyltransferase RsmD; amino-acid sequence: MRIIAGQWRGRRLATPRGDTTRPTADRTREALFSMLTSRLGSFEGLAVADLFAGSGALGFEALSRGAATCLFVEQDRDALTAIRDNATMLNIRADIRAQSVMALGPAPAPLDLVMMDPPYGTGAGAVALDKLNRLGWIADATWISIETERTEAVTIAGFTIDADRVHGKARLTLLRRDA
- a CDS encoding Rho termination factor N-terminal domain-containing protein, which codes for MAKDHGPSIKDDATYEALLRQGASPEKAARIANARAAGTLEPGGGKLEDRTKAELYGQAKQIGIAGRSSMTKAQLVQAIRKG
- the purF gene encoding amidophosphoribosyltransferase gives rise to the protein MITTHPFDDDKLREECGVFGVSGADGAAALVALGLHALQHRGQEAAGITSFDGELFHTHRAMGHVAGNFDRPDVMEQMPGRVALGHVRYSTTGETALRNVQPLYAELATGGFAIAHNGNISNAMHLRRELVQSGSIFQSTSDTETIIHLVATSDFRTPLDRFIDALKQVEGAYSLICATPQMMIACRDPLGIRPLVMGKFGDSIIFASETVALDVVGAHFVRSVEPGELVIVHHDGRIESVRPFAPVSPRPCIFEWVYFSRPDSIADDQSVYSVRKSIGAQLAIENPVEADLVIPVPDSGTPAAIGYAQQSGIPFELGIIRSHYVGRTFIQPGDKVRHLGVKLKHNANRALIQGKRVVLIDDSIVRGTTSLKIVQMMREAGAREVHMRIASPPTRHSCFYGVDTPERAKLLAAKLDLGGMTDFIHADSLAFISIDGLYKALGEAGRTAVRPRYCDACFTGEYPTPLTDQMERGGQDQLELLGN